In Mobula birostris isolate sMobBir1 chromosome 2, sMobBir1.hap1, whole genome shotgun sequence, the genomic stretch CCTCACTTCAAAAAGTCTCCTATGTCTAGGTTTGATTACACACCCCTGCAGTCATCCTCGCCAGGATGTTGTCTTTAACCCTTACCTTACTACAACTatcctcacaatactccagaggTACATTGATCTGTAGACTGGTATTGTTTGGAGGTAATCTTTCGAGTTCAGAAGAACAAGgggtgatcttactgaaacatcTCGGATCCCAAGGGGGTAGGCACAATGTGCggttgtttccaatggtgggaggaCCTTGAATAAAGGAGCATAGTTACAAGACTGGGGGCGGGGTGGTCATTTGTGTTGAAACAACATCTCGCAGAGAGATGAATCTCTACTCCAGAGCATAGGGTAGACCGAATTACTGGGGAATTTAAATAGGTAGATAAATTTAcgagaaaacacacacaaaatggctgAGGAGCAAACAAtagggagtctgcagatgctggaaatcaaagcaacacactcaaaatgaactcagcaagtcaggcagcatctctggagaagaAAAAGGAGTCAATGTTTCCGGACAGAcgcagggtcttggcccaaaatgttgactgtttactcttttccacaaatgctgccagacttgctgagttcattttgagtgtgttgctttgatttccagtatctgcagactccctgttgtctgagatttataaggatgttgccagggcttgaggacctgagttataggggaaggttgaattTACTCCCTACATCGTAATGAACGGGGGAAAATTTGAAAAAGGTAttccaaattatgaggggtaaacggaagcaggcttttcccaccgaGGTTGggaaagactagaactagaggttacgTTTTTAAGGGCGaaaagtaaaatgtttaaggggaacatgaggggggaatttcttcactcagagagtggtgaaagtgtggaacgagctgccagtggaagtggtgaacgtgggtttgatttcaacccTTAAGATAaccctttggataggtacatggatgggaggggtatgcaggtcaataggactagtcagaataatagtttggtatagcctagatgggccaaagggcctgtttctgtgctgtagagttctagGACTAAATATTTGAAATCTTAGAGAATTGAGCAGATCAGCCAAGACCACGTCAAATGTTGAAACAGATtttaagggctgaatggcctgttcctactAATATTTTCTTGAATTCTGTGCTCTCTCCCCATACTTCTGTATATTATTTATAAAACATTGGCCATACAAAGTGTGGCCGGGACTGACCTTGGCGAGAAGTGTTGTAGCTGCCCAGGGGAGAGGTGCCGAAGGCGGTCTGGGAGAGCACACGCACGGCGGGTGCACTGGACTCCCTGCTGAGTTGGGGCTGGCCCCCCACcttcggtgctgctctccagagtTCACTCGATGGAAGACAAGCTGCATTGCGTCATCTGCAGCTGCACAGGCGCGTGATGATCGGACCGCTGCGATTACATCTGTGCACCGTCACTGTACAGGAtctgacactcagggacttgagctACCTGCTTGGGTGTGTAATGGGCAGGGCTGATCAGATCCAAACCAATTCGAGCGTCCAGGGAATGTGGCAATACGcgtacaagcacaacaaagtaacttaaatctaatttattatcataaaaatagaaagcacaaataaaccacactaATACATCATAAAATTACAAACATTGCCACAACGATTTCAGGGCTCACGATTCTCAGCTGCCACTTGACTGTCACCGCTGTCGGGACAGCTCCGAATTCCAACTCGTGATATCACCCTGGGTCTATTGATCATGATCCCCGGTCTTGGTGAAGTCCCAAGAGCCGAGCAAAAGGTACCTGAATAAGAAGGGGTTCAATCCACAAGCACAGGGGGGGAGATAAACACTGTGGTCTTTTGTTCTCATGCCATTAGTGCCTCAGGCTAAGAAAGAATCCAGAGGTTAATAACAAACCTATGGTGCAAGAATACACCTATCAACAAACCTACAGCACTTGACTTGTACAGACACTTTACATGCTGCGTGCTCACACAGAGCTCAAGTATCACTTGGAATTGTTCACTTTCAGCGAAtatttttacaaaatttaatacaTGTCTATTTAACTGCTATGTTTACTACTATTTttaaggctcaggagcttgaagactcgtacggccagatttgggaacagcttctttccaactgtgataagactgataaatggatcttgacccggatcaggccgtaccctccaaatatccagacctgcctctcaggttttttttttgcactacattactttccatttttctattttccatttatgatttataatttaaatttttaatatttactaattttcactatatttaatatttgtaatcaagggagcggaaagcacagaatcaaatatcgctgtgatgattgtatgttctagtatcgattggcgacaataaagtataaagtattttgtACAGTACGTGTTATATGTACCTTGgcctgtgtatgactgttggtactgtgttttgcaccttggctgaaACAGCGGTATCCATGTGCAGCTGAACGACAACTCAACTTGATCATCTACATGAaccgttgctgtagaaaagcaacatccatcatcaaagatcctcggcacccaggccaggctcttttctcactgctgccatcaggaaggaggtacaggagcctcaggactcacaccaccaggttcaggaacaatttccacccctcaaccatcaggctcttgaacaaaaggggataactacactccctcacagactctcttATCTTGTCacttcatgctcgttatttattgctatttatttattattggcatttgcagtttgtttacagtttacagatcctgtttacagttactgttctatagatttgcgaagtatgcctgcagaaaaagaatcccagtgttgtatgtggtgacatgtatgcacgctgataataaattttactttgaacatctTGTACTGCGGATTATTCAATAATGTGCATTGTCTTTTTTTAAAGCTTTAAAGTGTAAACAATTCCTGGAttgacgcccccccccccatagagtAGCACACAATAACCAGTGTCTGCACCTGAGTTCCTTGGCCTGTTACATTCATATCCGCGGGGCCCCTGACAGCTCTCTCAATGTCATCTATTCCTGACTCATTTTGCCTACATTCAGCCATACACGAATACTCATGAAAACAGACAAATGAAATTGCGTTACTCCAggcccaaggtgcaaaacacagtgctaGCACAAAACACACAGAGCTCGTATAAGATAGGAAAGTACAGCCAAGCGATAAAGAGTCTGAACTCGAGCCAAAAACGCCGCTGAGATcagcagccaaccacaaaagaacttgtcttctgctgagcaaacactggggggcagcaccaacCCCAGCCTGGACACCATGCCACACCAGCCAGGCGGAACACACCGGCTGACGGGCTATAAACAGGTGACACCGGGGCCAGAGGCCTAGCACATACAAGCGAGCAAGCATATACAGGGTCTCACTAAAATACAGCCACGCTATATAGAGAGAAAAATCTTGCAGGGACAGTTATGGAGGTGTTAGGATAGGTCTCTAAAAGCTCAGAACAGGCAGTCGTTTTTTTCAGGAGAAAAGAGGGGCAGAGGAGattactggggtggggggggggggagataggaTCCAGGAGACAATAGAAAGGGCAGGAGTAGAAGAGCACAAGAATTTTTTGATGAGTTGGAGGATCACAGGAAGAGTAGGAGTGTGAGAGGGTCCCAGAGATACAGCAAGGAGTATAGGGGCTGGAGGCAGTTAAAGATGGAGTGACTGGAGGTTACAGGTGCTAAAGTAAAACAAATGTTTGATTTGTTGAATCCAGTTCTGTTTATTGAGAATCACAATCCTGTTTCAGTCCAGActtccagctcggctgagagtccgGTGCCCAGCATTAGGCGATACCCAGACAGCCCTTGCCTGCTTCATCTCACTGCTGATTCCAGACCCGTAACCTGTCAGTTCCCCACCCGTCAGCTTCACCGACGGCTCGGGAGAAGGGTGCTTTTAGCAGCCCAGCCAGGGGTCCTGTCGATTGGCCTTCATCAGGAAGGCCAGCTTCCGGGCCATCTCCGCATTGTAGATCCTGCGGCAGTTCTCGTAATTCTCCCGGATGCGCTTCCGACACGGCTTCTCGTAGTAGCGCCTTCGCTTGGCATCCTCTATGACCCCATCTGTGGTCAGGATCCTGGGGGAAGGAAGCAGCGTGTCAGGGCAATGGCAATTCACTCCAGCACTCTCTGTTACCTTCTACACCAGGTCTCAATCCATCAAACATCCACGGAACACAGaccgttacactttattctgcactccctTGTTCTCACTGTAGGAAGCCATGGTAgcagaatgctttacagtaccagtgactatCGATTCCCAATgctgtctatgaggagtttgcatgttctccctgtgaccgaggtggtctcctcccacattccaatgacgtacagtttagggtcagtgagttgtgggcacaatatgttggtgccagaagtgtggcaacactcaTGGgctgcccccaccccaccctcggACTGTGCCAGTCGTTGAGGTAAAACGGTTTCACCCTGtttcattgtacatgtgacaaaactaATTAATGTTTACAAAAATTTCACCTGTATGAACAGTCTTTCCCTGCGccctggtacatgtgacaatagtaaaccattTCCAATAACACATTGGCCCAGGTCTTTCCCGTTTGTAATCCCTCATCCCATACACAGTCCCAACCACCTTCCAAATATTCCAGCCCGTTTTCCAAgaaagaggtgagggaggggggaatAGAAGATCAATAAAGACATAAACAGAAGCAGGTGCGGGGCCATTCATCAAGGTCCACGTGAAAAGCTTCCTATCTGGATATATCACGGCAACTGCTTTGCCTGAGACTGCCAGAAACAGCAGAGTTGTGGAAGCATCTCAGCCCACCCACCTTGGGTACTATCTCTTCTTCCGGCAACCACCCCCCCAGCCTCCATCCAGCACAAGATtggagtacctggccgagtactgaagatcTGTGCTATCCAGCTGCCCGGAGTATTCACGGATATCCTCAACCTCTCACTCCGGCAGTGTGtcgtacccacctgcttcaagcaggctttaatcatcctggtgcccaagaagagcgtggtaacctgtctaaatgactatcgaCCAGTGGCGCTTACACCCACAGTGACagagttttgagaggctggtgctgAAGCAGATCAGTTCCTGACTGAGTGGTGACTCGGATCCTCTCCAATtcgcctactgaagcaacaggtctacatcAGATGCCATctgattggctcttcactcaattctggaacatctgaacagtaaatgctctttatcgacagcagctcagcatttaataccacgatctcctcaaaactaatcagtaaactccatgACCTGGGCCTCAACACCCccagtgcaattggatcctggatttcctcacttgtagatcccagtcagttcagattggaaaaaacatctcctctacaatctccatcagcacagggttgtgtgcttagcccccctgctctactcgctttacacctatgactgtgtggctaagttcagctccaacaccatatacaagtttgctgacaacaccactgttgtgggctatgtcaaaggtggtgatgaatcagcatacaggagggagaatgaaaacttggctgagtggtgtaataacaacaacctctcactcaatatcaataaaaccaaggaactgattgtagactttgagagagggaaaccagaggtccatgagccagtaatcatcagagaaTCATTGGTGGAGAGGGTCATTAACTTAAATTCCTGGTGTCTCTATCTTGAGGACCTAAACTGGACCCATCATacaaattacaaagaaagcacaacagtgcctcaacttcctcaggagtctgcagagatccAGCATGTAAttaaaaactttggcaaacttctatagatgtgtggtggaaagtgtgctgactgacaTTACGGCCTGTTAAGGGAATactaatgcctttgagcagaaaatcctacaaaaatagtTGATTcagcttcccaaccattgagcagatCGACATGAAACAAtgccacagaaaagcagcatccatcatcaaagatcctcaccacccaggccaggctcttttctcaaacacaaaataatctgcagatgctggggtgaaagcaacactcacaacatgctgagttcctccagcgtgtggtgagtgcatgctcttttctcaatgctgccatcaggcagaaggtacaggagcctcaggactcacatcaccaccaggttcaagaacagttactacctctcaaacatcagtctcttgaacacgggggataactacactcactcaaGGActcttgttttattattatttcatgctccttatttattcatttgaaCATTTTTACAGTTACtggtctatagatttgctaagtaggccgacagagaaagaatctcagggttgtatgtggtggggAGGCGGACGGGGAGTAAACATTATCTGTCAGGTGTATACAGAAACGTACTGGGAAATGTGGGGGTTCCTCAAAGTGTCATTCAGACAGTCCGAGGATGTGGTGGGGACGGCCCGCAATTGTCGCCACGGTTCAGCTGTccacactaaccctaacccgtaccaCTTCGGACTGTGGGGGGAACCCACACGGTCAAGGGGAGATCGTACAAGTTCACTGCGGACATCAGCGGGAATTGAATCAAGGCGGCTGGCGCTGGAAAGCGTCGCCCTTCGTGGAGAGGGGAGCCGCCACCAGTCCCCGAGGCAGGGCGCTCCCTCCCGCTGCCCTCGGACCCCCCACCCCGAGCAACCACAGCCCGTCATGACCGCTGGACCTCCTCCCTCACCGGGTTAGTGTCCGGTAGGCCGCCTCCACGTCCCCGCCTCGAACCATTACCGTCCGCGACACGAACCGGGCATGCGCCGCCATCCTGGCGGAGAGCTGGACCGGTCCGTCACTCCCAAACGTCCGGCCACTCAACCCGACCCGGAAATAAAGGTTCCCCCCGCTCCGATAGTTCCCAGTGGCTGCAATCTGACAACAATCGCTTAACCCTCTCAATAAAATCGATTTGTGGGCGTATAATTATTTATATTTTACTTGATATTTCCAATTAATCAATTAATAAtgaataataattaataattagctgccagcgcaagtggtggacgtggggtcgatttcaacatttaagagaaatttggataagtacttaGATGGGAGAGGTATAGAGGGACATGGTCCGGGAGCAGGTCGTTGGGActcggcagattaatggttcggcatggactagatggaccaaaaggcctgtttataTGCTGTAGTGTTGTATGACTGActaattgattaataattacaTGTTTACATAACTGACATTTCAATCATGCAGTTTTTCACAATATGAGCGTCACGTTAGATTTAATTACTTTAATTTTTGTGAGTGCCTTATAATTTGTGGTTTGGTGGCTGTGAATTCTGACTATGAAAGTACAGTTCTCTCATTTGAGAACTGTCCAAAAAGTAACCTGAACGTTTctttctcttgttttttttttaaatctggttCTCATTGATAAGGAAGACTTTTGAATTGATCTGGAGACGAATGAAGTTTCCCTGCTCTTCCTATTTCCACCTTAACCATTAGTTTCTGACGACACCTTGTTGCTGCCATTTAGTGTGAGATCCCCGGAGAAATAGTTGC encodes the following:
- the mrps21 gene encoding small ribosomal subunit protein bS21m, which encodes MAAHARFVSRTVMVRGGDVEAAYRTLTRILTTDGVIEDAKRRRYYEKPCRKRIRENYENCRRIYNAEMARKLAFLMKANRQDPWLGC